The Deinococcus sedimenti genome includes a window with the following:
- a CDS encoding trans-sulfuration enzyme family protein produces the protein MTHNPDRAFRTRAVHAGHGLDPATGAHATPIYATSTFGYGSAERGARLFAGEEQGYFYSRLTNPTVRAFEQKVASLEGLSDAVAFASGMGAVSAVCLTLLRPGDELIFVAPLYGGTTGFLHEVAARFGVTVHEAADEAAVESLSGPRTRLIWVETPTNPALGVVDLARVARAARACGALSVADNTFSTPALTRPAEHGIDLVMHSATKYLGGHGDAIGGVVAGPEDLLAELRGVGLRHVGASLGPFEAYLFLRGMKTLPLRMQAHCEGAQTLAQALTGHPALRALHYPGLSSHPGHAVAARQMSGFGGLISVDLGTQAAAFTFLNHLTLFTQAVSLGDVESLSCHPGSTTHHLLGDEALRRQGVTPGLVRLSVGIEDPQDLVRDVLEALAHVGAEQLQPS, from the coding sequence ATGACCCACAATCCAGACCGGGCGTTCCGCACGCGCGCCGTTCATGCCGGGCACGGCCTCGATCCGGCCACCGGTGCCCACGCCACGCCGATCTACGCCACCTCCACCTTCGGGTACGGCAGCGCCGAACGCGGCGCGCGCCTGTTCGCCGGCGAGGAACAGGGGTACTTCTACTCGCGCCTGACCAACCCGACCGTGCGGGCCTTCGAACAGAAGGTCGCCAGCCTGGAGGGCCTGTCCGACGCCGTGGCGTTCGCGAGCGGCATGGGCGCCGTGTCCGCCGTGTGCCTGACCCTGCTGCGCCCCGGGGATGAACTGATCTTCGTCGCGCCGCTGTACGGGGGCACCACCGGCTTCCTGCACGAGGTCGCCGCCCGGTTCGGCGTGACCGTCCACGAGGCGGCGGACGAGGCGGCCGTGGAGTCGCTCAGCGGCCCGCGCACCCGGCTGATCTGGGTGGAGACCCCCACCAACCCGGCGCTGGGCGTCGTGGACCTGGCCCGCGTGGCCCGCGCGGCGCGGGCGTGCGGCGCGCTGAGCGTCGCGGACAACACCTTCAGCACCCCGGCCCTGACCCGCCCCGCCGAGCACGGCATCGACCTGGTCATGCACAGCGCCACCAAGTACCTGGGCGGCCACGGGGACGCGATCGGGGGCGTGGTGGCCGGCCCGGAGGATCTCCTGGCGGAGCTGCGGGGCGTGGGTCTCCGGCACGTCGGGGCGTCGCTGGGGCCGTTCGAGGCGTACCTGTTCCTGCGGGGCATGAAGACCCTGCCGCTGCGCATGCAGGCGCACTGCGAGGGCGCGCAGACCCTCGCGCAGGCCCTGACAGGCCACCCGGCCCTGCGGGCCCTGCACTACCCGGGCCTGAGCAGCCACCCGGGGCACGCGGTGGCCGCGCGTCAGATGAGCGGCTTCGGCGGCCTGATCAGCGTGGACCTGGGCACGCAGGCCGCGGCGTTCACGTTCCTGAATCACCTGACGCTGTTCACGCAGGCGGTCAGTCTGGGGGACGTCGAGAGCCTCTCGTGCCATCCGGGCAGCACCACGCATCACCTGCTGGGCGACGAGGCGCTGCGCCGGCAGGGCGTGACGCCCGGACTGGTCCGTCTGAGCGTGGGGATCGAGGATCCCCAGGATCTCGTCCGCGACGTCCTGGAGGCTCTGGCGCACGTCGGGGCCGAGCAGTTGCAGCCGTCCTGA
- a CDS encoding cytochrome ubiquinol oxidase subunit I, whose amino-acid sequence MNEILGFSTLDLSRFQFATTSIFHYFFVPFTVGFALIIAILQTLAYRSGDPKLENLTRFFGHLFFINFAVGVVTGIVQEFQFGMNWQGFSNFVGNIFGIPLALEVLMAFFLESTFLGLWWFGKDRLPAWASLASIWIVAAGTTISAFWIIIANAWMQHPVGFEIKDGRAVMTDAWAIVTNPKGLEWFAHIWAGSLTVAAFFVLAVSAYHLRRRANVEAFRVSFRVALITALIGSGGVILAGHEQGQSAVRDQPMKYAAFSALWDTPEGNQMPESLVALPSNAARENRFELSVPYVGSFLAFNNFTEKAKGINDLQKEYEAKYGPGNYTPWVWPVYWSFRVMVGLGFLMLLVTLVYVWRWRQGKLDDPGRLYPLLLAMPLAPHLANFSGWIATEMGRQPWIVQGLLRTGDAVSQLNPLWVLLSLAAFWVVYLTLIGLDVFLLTRTARAGMHEPDVETPSVPAPDYVPEGARA is encoded by the coding sequence ATGAACGAGATCCTGGGCTTCTCCACGCTGGACCTGTCACGCTTCCAGTTCGCCACGACCAGCATCTTCCACTACTTCTTCGTGCCGTTCACCGTCGGCTTCGCGCTCATCATCGCCATCCTGCAGACGCTGGCGTACCGCAGCGGCGACCCGAAACTGGAGAACCTCACCCGCTTCTTCGGGCACCTCTTCTTCATCAACTTCGCGGTGGGCGTCGTGACCGGCATCGTGCAGGAATTCCAGTTCGGCATGAACTGGCAGGGCTTCTCGAACTTCGTCGGGAACATCTTCGGCATCCCGCTGGCGCTGGAAGTCCTGATGGCCTTCTTCCTGGAAAGCACCTTCCTGGGCCTGTGGTGGTTCGGCAAGGACCGCCTCCCCGCCTGGGCCAGCCTCGCGAGCATCTGGATCGTCGCCGCCGGGACGACCATCAGCGCGTTCTGGATCATCATCGCCAACGCCTGGATGCAGCACCCCGTCGGCTTCGAGATCAAGGACGGACGCGCCGTGATGACCGACGCGTGGGCGATCGTCACCAACCCCAAGGGCCTGGAGTGGTTCGCGCACATCTGGGCGGGCAGCCTGACCGTCGCGGCGTTCTTCGTGCTGGCCGTCAGCGCGTACCACCTGCGCCGCCGCGCGAACGTCGAGGCGTTCCGCGTCAGCTTCCGCGTGGCGCTGATCACCGCCCTGATCGGCTCGGGCGGCGTGATCCTCGCCGGGCACGAACAGGGCCAGAGCGCCGTGCGCGACCAGCCCATGAAGTACGCCGCGTTCAGCGCCCTGTGGGACACCCCCGAAGGCAACCAGATGCCCGAGAGCCTCGTGGCCCTGCCCAGCAACGCCGCGCGCGAGAACCGCTTCGAACTCAGCGTGCCATACGTCGGATCGTTCCTGGCGTTCAACAACTTCACCGAGAAAGCCAAAGGCATCAACGACCTGCAGAAGGAGTATGAAGCCAAGTACGGCCCCGGCAACTACACGCCGTGGGTGTGGCCGGTGTACTGGTCGTTCCGCGTGATGGTCGGCCTGGGCTTCCTGATGCTGCTCGTGACCCTCGTCTACGTGTGGCGCTGGCGGCAGGGCAAACTGGACGACCCGGGACGGCTGTACCCGCTGCTGCTGGCCATGCCGCTCGCCCCGCACCTGGCGAACTTCAGCGGGTGGATCGCCACCGAGATGGGCCGCCAGCCGTGGATCGTGCAGGGCCTCCTGCGCACCGGGGACGCCGTCAGTCAGCTCAACCCGCTGTGGGTGCTGCTGTCGCTCGCGGCGTTCTGGGTGGTGTACCTCACGCTGATCGGGCTGGACGTGTTCCTGCTGACCCGCACCGCCCGCGCCGGGATGCACGAACCGGACGTCGAGACGCCCTCGGTCCCCGCCCCTGACTACGTTCCCGAAGGAGCGCGCGCATGA
- a CDS encoding MATE family efflux transporter, which yields MNAPHLPDLRTETGQLLRLAAPVIVSQFSLNALALISTAVIGRLGEAQLAAVAYGNATYYLGFIVLIGVMLAVSPRVAAAHGAGDPPAVARALQAGLLLALLLAATFLPLAFLAAHLIARFAPSGIQGDLAGDYLRLYALGMPATLAFSALRGALEGTGQPRPVTAVALGAVALAGLLSPALSYGWGPLPALGLRGAALATVAASWSSALVLLWAARTRLPADRVPRAALLGELRALARLGWPIGLTLGAEGGLFTVTSLLMARFGPQALAAHNVALQVITAVFMVPLGLATATGIRVAQHAGAGQLRLARRAGLLGMALATLVMLLVSLSYVFAPRWVIGVFVDVRDPANAALVGGAAALLLIATLFQAFDGVQVTANAALRGLQDTRWPLLISLMAYWVLGLGSGVLLAFGLDLGPRGLWFGLTAGLCFAGLTLLARFLRRTRAAQTPQPTR from the coding sequence GTGAACGCCCCCCACCTGCCCGACCTGCGCACGGAAACCGGGCAGCTGCTGCGGCTCGCGGCGCCCGTCATCGTCTCGCAGTTCAGCCTCAACGCCCTGGCCCTGATCAGCACCGCCGTCATCGGCCGCCTCGGCGAAGCCCAGCTGGCCGCCGTCGCCTACGGCAACGCCACGTACTACCTGGGATTCATCGTCCTGATCGGCGTGATGCTCGCCGTCAGCCCCCGCGTGGCCGCCGCGCACGGAGCCGGCGACCCGCCCGCCGTCGCCCGCGCGCTCCAGGCGGGCCTGCTCCTGGCGCTGCTGCTGGCCGCCACCTTCCTGCCCCTGGCGTTCCTCGCCGCGCACCTGATCGCGCGCTTTGCCCCCAGCGGCATCCAGGGCGACCTGGCCGGTGACTACCTGCGGCTGTACGCGCTGGGCATGCCCGCCACGCTGGCCTTCAGCGCCCTGCGCGGCGCCCTGGAAGGCACCGGTCAACCCCGCCCGGTAACCGCCGTAGCGCTGGGCGCCGTGGCCCTGGCCGGTCTCCTGAGCCCGGCCCTCAGTTACGGCTGGGGACCCCTGCCGGCCCTGGGACTGCGCGGCGCCGCGCTGGCCACCGTCGCCGCCTCCTGGAGCAGCGCGCTGGTCCTGCTGTGGGCCGCCCGCACGCGCCTCCCGGCCGACCGGGTGCCCAGAGCCGCCCTGCTCGGCGAACTGCGCGCCCTGGCCCGGCTGGGCTGGCCGATCGGCCTGACCCTCGGGGCCGAGGGAGGCCTGTTCACCGTGACGAGCCTGCTGATGGCCCGCTTCGGCCCGCAGGCGCTGGCGGCGCACAACGTCGCGCTGCAGGTCATCACGGCCGTGTTCATGGTGCCGCTGGGCCTGGCGACCGCCACCGGGATCCGCGTGGCGCAGCACGCCGGGGCGGGGCAGCTGCGCCTGGCGCGCCGCGCGGGCCTGCTGGGCATGGCGCTGGCCACGCTGGTGATGTTGCTGGTCAGCCTGTCGTACGTGTTCGCGCCCCGCTGGGTGATCGGGGTGTTCGTGGACGTGCGCGACCCGGCCAATGCGGCGCTGGTGGGCGGCGCGGCGGCCCTGCTGCTGATCGCGACCCTGTTCCAGGCGTTCGACGGGGTGCAGGTCACCGCGAACGCGGCGCTGCGCGGCCTGCAGGACACGCGCTGGCCGCTGCTGATCTCGCTGATGGCGTACTGGGTGCTGGGCCTGGGCAGCGGCGTGCTGCTGGCCTTCGGCCTGGACCTGGGCCCGCGCGGCCTGTGGTTCGGTCTGACGGCCGGCCTGTGCTTCGCGGGCCTGACGCTGCTGGCGCGGTTCCTGCGGCGCACCCGCGCCGCGCAGACCCCGCAGCCCACCCGCTGA
- the cydB gene encoding cytochrome d ubiquinol oxidase subunit II, translating to MTDLPTLWFILTAAIFAIYFFLDGFDFGVGALQPFLARSEAERRAMIRTVGPFWAANEVWVILAAGVIFAAFPHWYGTLMTALYPEFALILLALIGRGVAFEYRAEINHRRWRTFWDVTSFVTNLLPAFLWGAIMANMVRGLPIDATGRFDGSLLYSVNTFSVLGGLATLSLFILHGATYLLLRLDDNDVLHGRARRAALIWGAVASALVLAFVYQGFIRTGLFGTFGFQEWLFPLAAAVNLGLIWLALTLKRDALAFAATGLTIVFSTATIFGSLYPNVLPSTLGDAYNLTVQNTASEPYTLRLLTWVGAAFLPLIIGYQAWNFYVFRQRIRAHDEKIPGGHD from the coding sequence ATGACCGACCTCCCCACCCTGTGGTTCATCCTGACCGCCGCCATCTTCGCGATCTACTTCTTCCTGGACGGCTTCGACTTCGGCGTGGGCGCCCTGCAGCCCTTCCTGGCCCGCAGCGAGGCCGAGCGGCGCGCCATGATCCGCACCGTCGGCCCCTTCTGGGCCGCGAACGAGGTCTGGGTGATCCTGGCCGCCGGGGTGATCTTCGCGGCGTTCCCCCACTGGTACGGCACGCTGATGACCGCCCTGTACCCCGAATTCGCGCTGATCCTGCTCGCACTGATCGGGCGCGGCGTGGCCTTCGAGTACCGCGCGGAGATCAACCACCGCCGCTGGCGGACCTTCTGGGACGTGACCAGCTTCGTCACGAACCTCCTGCCCGCCTTCCTGTGGGGCGCGATCATGGCGAACATGGTGCGCGGCCTGCCCATCGACGCCACAGGCCGCTTCGACGGCAGCCTGCTGTACTCCGTGAACACCTTCAGCGTCCTGGGGGGACTGGCCACCCTGAGCCTGTTCATCCTGCACGGCGCGACCTACCTGCTGCTGCGCCTCGACGACAACGACGTCCTGCACGGCCGCGCCCGCCGCGCCGCGCTGATCTGGGGCGCCGTCGCCTCCGCGCTGGTCCTCGCCTTCGTGTACCAGGGCTTCATCCGCACCGGCCTGTTCGGCACCTTCGGCTTCCAGGAATGGCTGTTCCCCCTGGCGGCCGCCGTGAACCTCGGCCTGATCTGGCTGGCCCTCACCCTCAAGCGCGACGCACTGGCGTTCGCCGCCACCGGTCTCACCATCGTCTTCTCCACCGCCACCATCTTCGGTAGCCTCTACCCGAACGTCCTGCCCAGCACCCTGGGCGACGCGTACAACCTCACCGTGCAGAACACCGCGTCCGAACCGTACACCCTGCGGCTCCTGACCTGGGTGGGCGCCGCGTTCCTGCCACTGATCATCGGGTACCAGGCATGGAACTTCTACGTGTTCCGCCAGCGCATCCGCGCGCACGACGAGAAGATCCCCGGCGGGCACGACTGA
- a CDS encoding amino acid ABC transporter ATP-binding/permease protein — MTHPMNRAGGWRPFVLPALLGVAATLAGVTLAGASGRLIARAALRPEVFLSLTLLVTLVRGLGVGRAGLRYAERLTGHAAALRAGEAGRAALFDRVSRFGRDLLARERSGDLLARSGADLDARQFAALRVTLPLLGFAGGALLAGGWLLSLDARLGLSVLGPLLLAAALPWLARVRAAELAREEARVAREHGAALLDALSASADGAARLWAPRLDALNGQLRRVTLAQGRLQTGLTLGREALFALCFTLVLTRGLTLVEVGTLGGAWLAAVVLLAAASFDALIPLALVPGAHAAARAAQERDEALAAVQPAVTDPVAPSPLPPGPLPLTLDGVGLTRGGRDLLRGVTLHLPPGARVAVTGPSGAGKSTLLGLISRDLDPTAGRVTLGGTDLRALALADLRARLSLHEQDAPLLDGTVEENLRLGDPHAPPERLRALLDDLGLEDLPLDTWVGEGGTRLSGGQRARVSLARALLKRSDVLLLDEPTAHLDPDTEARVLRVLGRECAGRTLLLVTHRPAPLILADQVYRLQDGHLHPLPATRKKVI, encoded by the coding sequence ATGACCCACCCCATGAACCGGGCCGGAGGCTGGCGGCCCTTCGTCCTCCCGGCGCTGCTGGGCGTCGCGGCCACCCTGGCGGGGGTCACGCTGGCGGGCGCGTCGGGACGCCTGATCGCCCGCGCGGCGCTGCGGCCCGAGGTGTTCCTGAGCCTGACGCTGCTCGTGACGCTGGTGCGCGGGCTGGGCGTGGGCCGCGCGGGCCTGCGCTACGCCGAACGCCTGACCGGGCACGCCGCCGCCCTGCGGGCCGGAGAGGCGGGGCGCGCGGCGCTGTTCGACCGCGTCTCGCGGTTCGGGCGGGACCTGCTAGCCCGCGAACGCAGTGGCGACCTGCTCGCCCGCAGCGGCGCGGACCTAGACGCGCGGCAGTTCGCGGCGCTGCGCGTGACCCTGCCGCTGCTGGGCTTCGCGGGCGGGGCGCTGCTGGCCGGTGGGTGGCTGCTGAGCCTGGACGCCCGGCTGGGCCTGAGCGTCCTGGGGCCGCTGCTGCTGGCGGCGGCGCTGCCCTGGCTGGCCCGCGTGCGGGCGGCGGAACTGGCCCGCGAGGAAGCGAGGGTGGCCCGTGAGCACGGCGCGGCGCTGCTGGACGCGCTGAGTGCCAGCGCGGACGGCGCGGCCCGGCTGTGGGCGCCCCGCCTGGACGCCCTGAACGGGCAGCTGCGCCGCGTGACACTGGCGCAGGGTCGCCTCCAGACCGGCCTGACGCTGGGCCGCGAGGCGCTGTTCGCCCTGTGCTTCACGCTGGTGCTCACGCGCGGCCTGACCCTGGTCGAGGTGGGCACTCTGGGCGGCGCGTGGCTGGCGGCGGTCGTGTTGCTGGCCGCCGCGAGTTTCGACGCGCTGATCCCGCTCGCGCTGGTGCCCGGCGCGCACGCGGCGGCCCGGGCGGCGCAGGAGCGGGACGAGGCGCTGGCGGCCGTGCAGCCCGCCGTGACCGACCCGGTGGCACCCTCTCCCCTGCCGCCCGGACCCCTGCCCCTGACCCTGGACGGAGTGGGGCTCACGCGCGGCGGGCGCGACCTGCTGCGCGGCGTCACCCTGCACCTCCCGCCGGGCGCGCGGGTGGCGGTCACTGGCCCCAGCGGCGCGGGCAAGAGCACCCTGCTGGGCCTGATCAGCCGCGACCTCGACCCCACCGCCGGTCGGGTGACGCTGGGCGGGACGGACCTGCGCGCCCTGGCGCTGGCGGACCTGCGCGCCCGCCTGAGCCTGCACGAGCAGGACGCGCCGCTGCTGGACGGCACCGTCGAGGAGAACCTGCGCCTGGGCGACCCGCACGCGCCCCCCGAGCGGCTGCGCGCCCTGCTGGACGACCTGGGCCTGGAAGACCTGCCGCTGGACACCTGGGTCGGCGAGGGCGGCACGCGCCTGTCCGGCGGGCAGCGCGCCCGCGTGAGTCTGGCCCGCGCGCTGCTGAAACGCTCGGACGTGCTGCTGCTGGACGAACCCACCGCGCACCTCGACCCGGACACCGAGGCCCGCGTGCTGCGCGTCCTGGGCCGCGAGTGCGCCGGGCGGACCCTGCTGCTCGTCACGCACCGGCCCGCACCGCTGATCCTGGCCGATCAGGTCTACCGGCTTCAGGACGGCCACCTCCACCCGCTGCCCGCCACCCGAAAGAAGGTCATATGA
- a CDS encoding diguanylate cyclase domain-containing protein: MSGAPIPTSEAQRLMALAYYGILDTPREPQFDRIVRLAAHLLRMPVATINFVDQARQWSKASVGLNQTTADRRDSFCAWTILHDQPTVIEDARHDPRFVNNPMVTGDPHVQMYAGAPLIMPSGQRIGTLCVTDDQPHPLSPEDLQALQDLAAIVVNELELRAYQQRLNLSLDAQREHSVELQRSLEQAQALSSVHQLFDLDLEPRDTLLAVTSVLAEALEADQAGLCRTQGDEIELNVSHVRSTLPSGQQVVPSGSHEVITALGLHLTDTPLYIDDLKTYATQRGVLMGDEVTQLAVIPAGREPDSVTQLLFTRFVGHPVPTWRAADRSLLEATGRAAQQMIDHRQARAWARRDALTGVLNRRAFDADFAALTEVPFTLALLDLDGLKRLNDTQGHAQGDKLLRIFAAALAAELDRSGEVYRYGGDEFVVIADPTSDDHFLEHVDAAVLAARQLSPLVGVSVGVAQSGETDRGALLALADTRMYDSKRRRSARRP, from the coding sequence ATGAGTGGCGCGCCCATCCCCACCAGCGAGGCCCAGCGCCTGATGGCGCTGGCCTACTACGGCATCCTGGATACCCCCCGGGAACCGCAGTTCGACCGGATCGTGCGGCTGGCCGCCCACCTGCTGCGCATGCCGGTCGCCACCATCAACTTCGTCGATCAGGCCCGCCAGTGGAGCAAGGCCAGCGTCGGCCTGAACCAGACGACCGCCGACCGCCGCGACTCCTTCTGCGCCTGGACGATCCTGCACGACCAGCCCACCGTCATCGAGGACGCCCGGCACGACCCCCGTTTCGTGAACAACCCCATGGTGACCGGCGACCCGCACGTGCAGATGTACGCCGGCGCGCCCCTGATCATGCCCAGCGGCCAGCGGATCGGCACGCTGTGCGTCACCGACGACCAGCCCCACCCGCTGAGCCCCGAGGACCTGCAGGCGCTCCAGGACCTGGCGGCCATCGTCGTGAACGAACTGGAACTCCGCGCCTACCAGCAGCGCCTGAACCTGTCGCTCGACGCCCAGCGCGAACACAGCGTGGAACTGCAGCGCAGCCTGGAACAGGCGCAGGCCCTGAGCAGCGTGCATCAGCTGTTCGACCTGGACCTGGAACCGCGCGACACGCTGCTGGCCGTCACGTCCGTGCTTGCCGAGGCGCTGGAGGCCGATCAGGCCGGACTGTGCCGCACCCAGGGCGACGAGATCGAACTGAACGTCAGTCACGTCCGGTCCACGCTGCCCAGCGGTCAACAGGTCGTGCCGTCCGGATCCCACGAGGTCATCACCGCGCTGGGCCTGCACCTCACCGACACCCCCCTGTACATCGACGACCTGAAAACCTACGCCACGCAGCGCGGGGTGCTCATGGGCGACGAGGTGACGCAACTGGCCGTCATTCCCGCCGGACGCGAACCGGACAGCGTCACGCAGCTGCTCTTCACGCGCTTCGTGGGGCACCCGGTGCCAACCTGGCGCGCCGCGGACCGCAGCCTGCTGGAGGCCACCGGCCGCGCCGCGCAGCAGATGATCGACCACCGGCAGGCCCGCGCCTGGGCGCGCCGGGACGCCCTGACCGGCGTGCTGAACCGCCGCGCGTTCGACGCGGACTTCGCCGCCCTGACCGAGGTGCCGTTCACGCTGGCGCTGCTGGACCTCGACGGCCTCAAGCGCCTCAACGACACCCAGGGGCACGCGCAGGGGGACAAGCTGCTGCGGATCTTCGCGGCGGCCCTGGCGGCCGAACTCGACCGCAGCGGCGAGGTCTACCGCTACGGCGGGGACGAATTCGTGGTGATCGCCGACCCGACCAGCGACGACCACTTCCTGGAGCACGTGGACGCGGCGGTGCTGGCCGCGCGGCAGCTCAGCCCGCTCGTGGGCGTCAGCGTGGGCGTGGCCCAGAGCGGCGAGACCGACCGCGGGGCGCTGCTCGCCCTGGCCGACACCCGCATGTACGACAGCAAACGCCGCCGGTCGGCCCGGCGCCCCTGA
- a CDS encoding ABC transporter ATP-binding protein/permease, translated as MVSITPRMTRPRPPDPARRALSAPPGLGRPLALSAALSLLGALGTALAFVLAARIIAGVLTPPARLPDIGEVLGAALGLGVRALTGAAREALSARLATHATAWQRDRLTARLLALGPVALAGRRAADLVTLSSDLGPRLAPYYARFLPGRAHAAICALVALGVTALLDPATAALLVVTGPLTVVFLYLVGLATHAATQAQWTRHTRLAGRLLTLTRHLPTLHAFGAVPTYRDVLVRSAGAHREATLRVLRVAFLSGFVMEFAATLATALVAVWIGVRLFGGEATLAPTLAALMLVPEFFGPLRQLGADRHAALDAEPLARDLAALDAVPGGPDGTRGAPPDAPELTFRGARADLPGVTATLTGTVASGEHVALRGPSGVGKSALLHALGKYVAHTGQVSVGGVPLDDLNADRWARRVALVPQAPRLLAASVRDNLRLAAPDADDGTLWTALREVGLDGVIAALPGTLDAPLGEGGTRLSGGETARLALARALLSGADLLLLDEVTAHLDGDTARDLHALIGRAARGRTALLVTHRDPPPGWRTLTLEAP; from the coding sequence ATGGTGTCCATCACCCCCCGGATGACCCGCCCCCGCCCGCCGGACCCGGCGCGGCGCGCCCTGAGTGCCCCGCCCGGCCTGGGGCGCCCCCTCGCCCTGAGCGCCGCGCTGAGCCTGCTGGGCGCGCTGGGGACGGCGCTGGCTTTCGTGCTGGCCGCGCGGATCATCGCCGGGGTGCTCACGCCGCCCGCCCGACTGCCGGATATCGGCGAGGTGCTGGGCGCCGCGCTCGGCCTGGGCGTGCGGGCCCTGACGGGCGCGGCGCGCGAGGCGCTGTCGGCACGTCTGGCCACCCACGCGACCGCGTGGCAGCGGGATCGCCTCACGGCGCGGCTGCTGGCCCTGGGCCCGGTGGCGCTGGCGGGACGGCGCGCGGCGGACCTCGTCACGCTGAGCAGCGACCTGGGGCCGCGCCTCGCGCCGTACTACGCGCGCTTCCTGCCGGGCCGGGCGCACGCCGCGATCTGCGCGCTGGTCGCGCTGGGCGTCACCGCGTTGCTGGACCCGGCGACCGCCGCGCTGCTCGTCGTGACCGGACCGCTGACCGTGGTGTTCCTGTACCTCGTGGGGCTCGCCACGCACGCGGCCACGCAGGCGCAGTGGACGCGGCACACCCGGCTCGCGGGGCGGCTGCTGACCCTGACGCGGCACCTGCCGACCCTGCACGCCTTCGGGGCGGTGCCCACCTACCGGGACGTGCTCGTCCGCTCGGCGGGCGCGCACCGCGAGGCGACGCTGCGGGTGCTGCGCGTGGCGTTCCTGTCGGGCTTCGTGATGGAGTTCGCCGCGACCCTCGCCACCGCGCTGGTGGCCGTGTGGATCGGCGTGCGCCTCTTCGGTGGCGAGGCGACCTTGGCCCCCACGCTGGCGGCGCTGATGCTCGTCCCGGAGTTCTTCGGGCCGCTGCGGCAGCTCGGCGCGGACCGTCACGCAGCGCTGGACGCCGAACCGCTGGCGCGCGATCTGGCGGCCCTGGACGCAGTGCCCGGCGGGCCCGACGGGACGCGGGGCGCACCGCCCGACGCCCCTGAACTGACCTTCCGGGGCGCGCGGGCCGACCTGCCGGGCGTGACCGCCACCCTGACCGGCACGGTCGCCAGCGGCGAGCACGTCGCCCTGCGCGGCCCGAGCGGCGTCGGCAAGAGCGCTCTGCTGCACGCACTGGGAAAATACGTGGCCCATACCGGGCAGGTGAGCGTGGGCGGCGTCCCGCTGGATGACCTGAACGCGGACCGCTGGGCGCGCCGGGTGGCCCTGGTGCCGCAGGCCCCACGCCTGCTGGCGGCCAGCGTGCGCGACAACCTGCGCCTCGCCGCGCCCGACGCGGACGACGGGACGCTGTGGACCGCGCTGCGCGAGGTGGGACTGGACGGCGTGATCGCCGCGCTGCCCGGCACGCTGGACGCCCCGCTGGGCGAGGGCGGCACGCGCCTGTCCGGCGGGGAGACGGCCCGGCTGGCCCTGGCCCGCGCACTGCTGTCCGGCGCGGACCTGCTGCTCCTCGACGAGGTCACCGCCCACCTGGACGGGGACACCGCGCGCGACCTGCACGCGCTGATCGGCCGGGCCGCGCGCGGGCGGACCGCGCTGCTCGTCACGCACCGCGACCCCCCACCCGGCTGGCGCACCCTGACCCTGGAGGCCCCATGA